One genomic segment of Nitrospirota bacterium includes these proteins:
- the rpmG gene encoding 50S ribosomal protein L33: protein MRDIIAMACTVCKERNYSTMKNKKNDPDRIERNKYCNTCRKHQPHKEVK from the coding sequence ATGCGGGATATCATCGCCATGGCTTGCACGGTGTGCAAGGAGCGGAACTACTCCACGATGAAGAACAAGAAGAACGACCCGGACCGGATCGAGCGGAACAAATACTGTAACACCTGCCGGAAGCACCAGCCGCATAAGGAAGTGAAATAG